One segment of Anatilimnocola aggregata DNA contains the following:
- a CDS encoding reverse transcriptase/maturase family protein, with protein sequence MPLERVYRQLFNPELYLRSYGKIYSNSGALTKGATGETADGMSLERIHAIIDALRHERYEWTPVRRINIPKKAGGTRPLGLPTWSDKLLQDVVRSLLEAYYEPQFRDSSHGFRAQRGCHTALFRVKQWKACRWFIEGDISKCFDKIDHSVLLKILGERIQDNRLLRLVANMLKAGYLEDWKWNRTLSGTPQGGVISPLLSNIYLDQLDRYVEDVLIPQYTRGKIRARNSDYRHYEYLSRVARKAGDREGWRAARQAMRLLPCGDQSDPEFRRLTYVRYADDFLLGFIGPKVEADEIKAKIACFLQGQLQLELSQAKTLVTHAKTESARFLGHEIKVSHCATKVAGSQRTRSVNGKIALLVPADVQRAKVQRFMKAGKVIHRPELLSDDDLSIISLYQSEWRGLVNYYLMAHNVSKRLSKVRRAMEISLCKTLAAKHQMTLSQVFRKYRSEAITVHGPLKTIGAIQPRPDKRPLVAVFGGIPLRKQDRPFGLSDSATSPSWNRRSELVKRLVADHCELCGSTNQVEVHHIRKLSDLNQPGRRVKAPWKEVMIARRRKTLVVCRACHLQIDNGQYDRSSIH encoded by the coding sequence ATGCCCCTTGAGCGCGTCTATCGACAGTTGTTTAACCCTGAACTCTACCTCCGAAGTTACGGCAAGATATACAGTAACAGCGGAGCACTGACGAAGGGGGCCACTGGTGAAACTGCAGACGGAATGTCCCTGGAGCGAATCCATGCGATCATTGATGCTTTAAGGCATGAACGATACGAATGGACGCCGGTGCGGCGGATCAACATTCCCAAGAAAGCGGGTGGTACTCGTCCCTTGGGATTGCCGACGTGGTCCGACAAGCTCTTGCAGGACGTAGTTCGCTCTCTTCTGGAGGCGTACTACGAACCGCAGTTTCGGGATTCATCCCATGGGTTTCGGGCTCAGCGGGGCTGCCATACGGCGCTCTTCCGAGTCAAACAGTGGAAGGCATGCCGTTGGTTCATTGAAGGCGACATCTCCAAATGCTTCGACAAAATAGACCATTCGGTCTTGTTGAAGATCTTGGGTGAACGCATTCAGGACAACCGCCTGCTGCGACTCGTCGCGAACATGCTGAAGGCCGGGTACTTGGAGGACTGGAAGTGGAATCGCACGCTCAGTGGTACGCCACAAGGCGGTGTGATCAGCCCACTTCTTTCCAACATCTACCTGGATCAGCTCGATCGCTACGTCGAAGACGTGCTGATTCCGCAGTACACGCGAGGGAAAATACGTGCCAGAAATAGTGACTACCGTCACTATGAATACCTGTCACGTGTGGCCAGGAAAGCTGGAGATCGGGAAGGTTGGCGAGCGGCACGACAAGCCATGCGCTTGTTGCCGTGCGGTGACCAGAGCGATCCGGAATTTCGGCGGCTAACCTACGTGCGTTATGCGGATGATTTTCTGTTGGGATTCATTGGACCGAAAGTTGAGGCCGACGAGATCAAAGCGAAGATCGCCTGCTTCCTGCAAGGACAACTTCAATTGGAGTTGTCACAAGCAAAGACGTTGGTGACGCACGCTAAGACCGAATCAGCCCGCTTTCTTGGTCACGAGATCAAGGTTAGTCATTGCGCCACGAAGGTTGCTGGATCACAGCGAACCAGAAGTGTGAATGGCAAGATTGCCTTACTCGTGCCCGCCGATGTTCAGCGGGCGAAAGTCCAGCGGTTTATGAAGGCTGGAAAGGTCATCCATCGTCCCGAACTGTTAAGCGATGACGATCTCTCGATCATCTCGCTTTATCAATCGGAATGGCGAGGGTTGGTCAATTACTACCTCATGGCCCACAATGTCTCGAAAAGGCTTTCCAAAGTCCGTCGAGCCATGGAGATTTCGCTCTGCAAAACGTTGGCGGCCAAGCATCAGATGACGCTTTCTCAGGTGTTCCGAAAATACCGGAGTGAAGCGATCACCGTGCATGGTCCTCTAAAAACCATCGGAGCTATTCAACCTCGGCCCGATAAGCGGCCGTTGGTAGCTGTCTTCGGTGGGATTCCTCTGCGGAAACAAGATCGTCCCTTCGGTCTTTCCGATTCGGCAACATCTCCTTCTTGGAACCGACGGTCTGAACTCGTCAAACGGTTGGTCGCGGATCACTGCGAACTGTGCGGAAGTACGAACCAAGTGGAGGTTCACCACATTCGCAAGCTCTCCGATCTCAACCAACCTGGTCGACGAGTGAAGGCACCGTGGAAAGAAGTGATGATTGCTCGCAGACGAAAGACACTAGTAGTCTGTCGTGCTTGCCATCTGCAAATTGACAATGGCCAGTACGACCGATCCTCGATTCATTGA